cagaTTGGAAATGGCCCCATtaaccttgggaactgtttcccacaAATTAATATTATCAGCAGGtacaggatataactttttaaacttgCAGAAAAATTAAATTAACCTGACTTAAATCactccctagaaatcatgtcagagagaGCATCCGGAAGAGGGAAAATTTACAACAGTTTTAAAagctgaatttaaatgattacaatggCTTATCagcagaaactttaggatctttaatgcctaaagtaattaagacctcctttaaaTGAGAATGAATATGGTAGAGAAAagcaattcccaggagtaatggatcgtggactcttaccacctgtatgaaagaaaatgtagtttatttttaattaACCCAAACACGAAAGCCCATGTCATAATCATTTATGACTTCAGTGTTATTATTAATTTCATATAAATTTTGATTGATGACATAATTAAGCAGTGCAAGCTGCAATACAATAATAACCAAACATTTAGAGGAAAATCCCACAAAATGTCATGTGGTGGTCATTGCACAGGAATTCTGATCCCATAATAAAAGGTACAAAAAATGTACAAGTCCAAAGTTTCTGAGTACATTTCATGTCTTTTAGTTGAATAAATAACATAATAAATTTACACTTGTACATGCAGAATATATTAATGGTTTTGTATGTGAATTTTTTGATGGTTAGCAAGATTTTTTTTCCTAGTAAACCCTTTTCCGCAATCAGAGCATAAAAATGTCTTTTCTCCTGTATGGATTTTCTGATGCCTATGAAGATCTGATTTCTGAGTAAACCGTTTGCCGCACTCTGGACAagaaaatggtttctctcctgCGTGAAAGTTCTGATGATTAATAAGGTTCGACTTCtggttaaaacatttcccacattcggaACATAAAAATGGTTTCTTTCCTGTATGAATATTTTTATGCCTGAGAAGGTCTGATTTCTGGGTAAAACATTTGCCACATTCTAAACAAGTATAGGGTTTCTCTCCggtgtgaattttctgatgtgtcATAAGACTGGACTTCTGgttaaaactttttccacattccAGACATGAAAACGGTTTCtcacctgtatgaattttctgatgagtattTAGGTTCGACTTTCTGTTAAAACATTTGCCACACTCAGGACAGGAAAATGGCTTCTCTCCGGAGTGATTTTTCTCGTGGCGAAGAAGATCAGATTTCTTTGTAAAAGATTTCCCGCAAACCGAACATGA
The nucleotide sequence above comes from Bombina bombina isolate aBomBom1 chromosome 7, aBomBom1.pri, whole genome shotgun sequence. Encoded proteins:
- the LOC128635993 gene encoding gastrula zinc finger protein XlCGF8.2DB — its product is MILFLVQANHEKAKVEQIEDLCMMNPLDIHEPENREELDVEKHQDPDTNELARWNIPREHQIAVTYIKTFIDETTSIPDICEIVSAEKHNFRDSNLQEQIIYTRKKTDGSKYWKCFAEDHQPVNHELDTTSNKIFACYECGKLFTYRANLLQHLRIHTGEKTFSCSVCGKSFTKKSDLLRHEKNHSGEKPFSCPECGKCFNRKSNLNTHQKIHTGEKPFSCLECGKSFNQKSSLMTHQKIHTGEKPYTCLECGKCFTQKSDLLRHKNIHTGKKPFLCSECGKCFNQKSNLINHQNFHAGEKPFSCPECGKRFTQKSDLHRHQKIHTGEKTFLCSDCGKGFTRKKNLANHQKIHIQNH